Proteins found in one Amycolatopsis umgeniensis genomic segment:
- a CDS encoding GAF domain-containing protein, whose protein sequence is MSAKDRPGGSDDRVTGALSQLRVREVLRDLQDRIERLIGTRDKMDGLLEAVLAVASGLELDATLHRIVQAAIDLAEATYGALGVIADDGSLSEFVYLGIDGETKQQIGHLPKGHGLLGFVIDEAKPVRLADISRHPASVGFPPCHPPMRSFLGVPIRVREEVFGNLYLTEKRGESFTDDDEVVVQALAAAAGIAIENAHLYEQARIRQQWQAATSEVTTELLGGTDPVDALNLIAGRALELTGSDLTLLALPGSGRLDVSPDGEDEADELTIAVCAGARAAELTGTRISVAASLPGAVYRDRTPRSVPELVLDGEGEFTLGPTLVVPLRARERTSGVLMAVRNPGSVPFELAQLPVVASFADQAALALQLAAQQRTARELDVLADRDRIARDLHDHVIQRLFAVGLAMQSTHRRAGSPELRRRIGESIDQMHEIVHEIRTAIFDLHGGEAGQQGVRLRHRLYDSITELTDDTAIHPTVSLSGPLDSIPFLFAEHAEAVVRETVGNVVRHTHASGVSVSVVVKDDVLRIVVTDDGAGLGEHPGGFGGLRNLRDRAEKAGGTFRAETREEGGTRVEWSAPLR, encoded by the coding sequence ATGTCGGCCAAGGACCGCCCCGGCGGAAGCGACGACCGGGTCACCGGCGCGCTTTCCCAGCTGCGGGTGCGTGAGGTGCTGCGGGATCTCCAGGACCGTATCGAGCGGCTCATCGGCACGCGCGACAAGATGGACGGCCTGCTCGAAGCGGTGCTCGCCGTCGCGTCGGGGCTGGAACTGGACGCGACGCTGCACCGGATCGTGCAGGCGGCGATCGACCTCGCCGAAGCCACTTATGGTGCCCTCGGGGTGATCGCGGACGACGGTTCGCTCTCCGAATTCGTCTATCTCGGTATCGACGGTGAGACGAAACAACAGATCGGGCATCTCCCGAAAGGTCATGGTCTGCTGGGTTTCGTCATCGACGAGGCGAAACCGGTGCGGCTGGCCGACATCTCACGGCATCCGGCGTCGGTCGGGTTCCCGCCGTGTCATCCGCCGATGCGCTCGTTCCTCGGCGTGCCGATCCGGGTGCGCGAAGAGGTGTTCGGGAATCTCTATCTCACCGAAAAACGCGGGGAGAGTTTCACCGACGACGACGAGGTGGTCGTCCAGGCACTCGCCGCCGCGGCCGGGATCGCGATCGAGAACGCCCACCTCTACGAGCAGGCGCGGATCCGCCAGCAGTGGCAGGCCGCCACCAGCGAGGTGACCACGGAACTGCTGGGCGGCACCGATCCCGTCGACGCGCTCAACCTGATCGCGGGCAGGGCACTGGAACTGACCGGCTCCGATCTCACTTTGCTGGCACTGCCCGGTTCCGGCAGGCTCGACGTGAGCCCCGACGGCGAGGACGAGGCCGACGAGCTCACCATCGCCGTCTGCGCCGGTGCCCGTGCGGCGGAACTGACCGGGACGCGGATCAGCGTCGCCGCCTCGTTGCCGGGGGCGGTGTATCGCGACCGGACCCCGCGCAGCGTGCCGGAACTGGTGCTGGACGGCGAAGGGGAGTTCACCCTCGGCCCGACGCTCGTGGTGCCGCTCCGGGCGCGGGAACGCACGTCCGGGGTGCTGATGGCGGTGCGGAACCCGGGTTCGGTCCCGTTCGAGCTCGCCCAGTTGCCGGTGGTGGCCTCCTTCGCCGACCAGGCCGCGCTCGCGCTCCAGCTCGCCGCGCAGCAGCGCACGGCCAGGGAACTCGACGTACTCGCCGACCGCGACCGGATCGCCAGGGATCTGCACGATCACGTGATCCAGCGGCTGTTCGCGGTCGGCCTCGCCATGCAGAGCACGCACCGCCGGGCGGGTTCGCCGGAACTGCGGCGGCGGATCGGCGAGAGCATCGACCAGATGCACGAGATCGTGCACGAGATCCGTACGGCGATCTTCGACCTCCACGGCGGCGAGGCGGGCCAGCAAGGTGTCCGGCTGCGGCACCGCCTCTACGACTCGATCACCGAACTCACCGACGACACCGCGATCCACCCGACGGTCAGCCTGTCCGGACCGCTCGACTCGATCCCCTTCCTGTTCGCCGAACACGCCGAGGCGGTGGTGCGGGAGACTGTCGGCAACGTCGTCCGGCACACCCACGCGAGCGGTGTCTCCGTGAGTGTCGTCGTGAAGGACGACGTCCTGCGGATCGTGGTCACCGACGACGGCGCCGGGCTCGGTGAGCACCCCGGCGGCTTCGGCGGGCTGCGAAACCTGCGTGACCGCGCGGAAAAGGCGGGCGGGACGTTCCGGGCGGAGACGCGGGAAGAGGGCGGCACCCGGGTCGAGTGGTCCGCCCCCTTGCGCTGA
- a CDS encoding GlxA family transcriptional regulator, giving the protein MKRLAVVVFNGASLGAMSFAFGVFEMASAFGELPDLELKVVGGEPGAALRGGGLTVPVPEDLDAVRDADLVLVPNWRSPMEDPPEAALEALRTAHDRGARVAGLCSGAFVLAAAGLLDGRPATTHWAMAPLLAARFPAVRLDESVLYIDDGDILTAGGGAAGMDLGLHLIRSWCGAEVANRLAKGMVVPPHRPGGQAQYIESPMPELDEGDPVSETMAWALTRLDTALPVDELARRAHMSRRNYDRRFREITGAAPGTWLTHQRIIRAQQLLESTDLPVDEIARYCGFSSSAALRPHFRRQVGVTPVSYRETFGTRLGVLEPMLA; this is encoded by the coding sequence ATGAAACGACTGGCCGTCGTGGTCTTCAACGGGGCGTCGCTCGGCGCGATGTCCTTCGCGTTCGGGGTGTTCGAGATGGCGTCGGCTTTCGGGGAACTGCCGGACCTCGAGCTCAAGGTCGTCGGAGGCGAACCGGGCGCCGCGTTGCGGGGTGGCGGCCTGACCGTCCCGGTGCCCGAGGACCTCGACGCCGTCCGGGACGCGGATCTGGTGCTGGTCCCGAACTGGCGGTCGCCGATGGAGGATCCGCCGGAAGCCGCGCTGGAGGCACTGCGCACGGCGCACGACAGGGGCGCCCGGGTGGCCGGATTGTGCAGCGGCGCGTTCGTCCTGGCCGCCGCCGGGCTGCTCGACGGACGCCCCGCGACGACGCACTGGGCGATGGCGCCGCTGCTGGCCGCCCGGTTCCCCGCCGTCCGCCTCGACGAGTCGGTGCTCTACATCGACGACGGCGACATCCTGACCGCGGGCGGCGGCGCCGCGGGCATGGACCTCGGCCTGCACCTCATCCGCTCGTGGTGCGGAGCGGAGGTGGCGAACCGGCTGGCCAAGGGCATGGTCGTCCCGCCGCACCGGCCCGGTGGGCAGGCGCAGTACATCGAATCGCCGATGCCGGAACTCGACGAGGGCGATCCGGTCTCGGAGACGATGGCCTGGGCGCTCACCCGGCTGGACACCGCGCTCCCGGTCGACGAACTCGCCAGGCGGGCGCATATGAGCAGGCGCAACTACGACCGCCGGTTCCGGGAGATCACCGGCGCCGCCCCCGGCACTTGGCTCACCCACCAGCGGATCATCCGCGCCCAGCAACTGCTCGAATCCACCGATCTCCCGGTCGACGAGATCGCCAGGTACTGCGGGTTCTCCTCCTCAGCCGCGCTCCGGCCGCATTTCCGGCGGCAGGTCGGGGTCACCCCGGTGTCCTATCGGGAGACGTTCGGGACCCGGCTCGGCGTCCTCGAGCCGATGCTGGCCTGA
- a CDS encoding dsRBD fold-containing protein produces the protein MTGTEPTMTDKWTIDVSLQHGPYRVRAEALLRLEDGGEFVGVGLAEAGLRESPISQVGSYLAVTRALSDLTAELLETVASDVARSVEVDGMLAGQSTN, from the coding sequence ATGACCGGAACGGAGCCGACCATGACCGACAAATGGACCATTGACGTTTCTCTGCAGCACGGGCCCTACCGAGTACGCGCGGAGGCGTTGCTCCGGCTGGAGGACGGCGGTGAGTTCGTCGGTGTCGGACTCGCGGAGGCCGGGCTGAGAGAGAGTCCGATCTCCCAGGTCGGTTCCTATCTCGCGGTGACGAGGGCGCTTTCGGACCTCACGGCGGAACTGCTGGAGACCGTCGCGTCCGACGTCGCCCGCTCGGTCGAAGTCGACGGAATGCTCGCCGGCCAGTCGACGAACTGA
- a CDS encoding AMP-binding protein, with amino-acid sequence MRDDVVQASSILGHAPGQVWEVIGDPESYSRFVAEISWCEIRQPAERGRGPKCVIRLEPRAGRLVAGDIEARVWRPGEHVVWCGVEDDGNWVSVELRPAPDNGTELVAQLMLPAPHSHLVSAASFKRSVRAVARRIDLHLSGRAMSPQEEPAHTKATTLHTASTLIKAGVLAAARPDKIAKQLTSLSQWGATVAGGYTANAARVPEDVALHDERNVRTFKQTADRSNQLANALAARGVRSRDRIALLCRNHATMVESLIACSKLGVDAILLNTGLSAGAVADVIGLHKPVAVLADDEFSRIIADIPGDFLRLSTWPETENGYPTIDQLIAGVPATKLKPVDRIGRLVVLTSGTSGTPKSARRPTPKGLATSAAMLDRIPLHSGDRFVVAAPLFHSWGLAGMQIGMAVRASLSLIRRFDAEEILRTIAEHRCGVLFAVPIMLQRILDLPERIRARYDLSSLRIVASSGSALPGPIVTEFMDTFGDVLYNFYGSTEVSWASIATPEDLRAAPTTAGRCPPGTRVAILDDDHNRVPPGWEGQIFVGNDMLFEGYTDGASVPRAEELMATGDVGYQDAAGRLFVTGRADEMIVSGGENVSPRPVEEAIVALPGVHEAAVIGVPDREFGQRFAAYIVPKRGARMSADDVRAYIHHRLARFAVPRDVYFVEELPRNATGKVLKRLLKDETWPIDQ; translated from the coding sequence ATGCGAGACGATGTGGTCCAGGCGAGCTCGATTCTCGGGCATGCTCCCGGCCAGGTTTGGGAAGTGATCGGCGATCCCGAGTCCTACTCGAGGTTCGTCGCGGAGATCAGCTGGTGCGAGATCCGGCAGCCCGCCGAACGCGGGCGCGGTCCGAAGTGCGTCATCCGCCTGGAGCCGCGGGCAGGCCGGCTCGTCGCCGGTGACATCGAAGCCAGGGTCTGGCGGCCCGGCGAGCACGTCGTCTGGTGCGGTGTCGAGGACGACGGCAACTGGGTCTCGGTCGAGCTGAGGCCCGCTCCCGACAACGGCACGGAACTCGTGGCGCAGCTGATGCTTCCGGCTCCGCATTCGCATCTGGTGTCCGCCGCGTCGTTCAAACGTTCCGTCCGCGCGGTGGCCCGCCGGATCGATCTGCACCTTTCCGGCCGGGCGATGTCACCGCAGGAAGAACCGGCGCACACCAAGGCCACCACACTGCACACGGCCAGCACGCTGATCAAGGCCGGGGTGCTCGCCGCCGCACGGCCGGACAAGATCGCCAAGCAGCTCACGTCGCTTTCGCAGTGGGGCGCCACCGTCGCCGGCGGCTACACGGCCAACGCGGCCCGCGTGCCCGAAGACGTCGCGCTGCACGACGAACGCAATGTCCGGACGTTCAAACAGACGGCGGACCGCAGCAACCAGCTCGCGAACGCGCTGGCGGCGCGCGGAGTCCGTTCCCGTGACCGGATCGCCTTGCTGTGCCGCAACCACGCGACGATGGTCGAGTCGCTGATCGCGTGCAGCAAACTCGGCGTGGACGCGATCCTGCTCAACACCGGGCTTTCCGCGGGCGCCGTCGCGGACGTCATCGGTCTGCACAAACCTGTCGCGGTACTCGCCGACGACGAGTTCTCGCGGATCATCGCCGACATCCCCGGCGATTTCCTGCGGCTGTCCACCTGGCCGGAAACCGAGAACGGCTATCCAACGATCGATCAGCTGATCGCGGGGGTGCCCGCCACCAAACTCAAACCGGTGGACCGGATCGGCAGGCTCGTCGTCCTCACCTCGGGCACCTCGGGAACCCCCAAGAGCGCACGACGGCCGACGCCGAAAGGCCTCGCGACGTCGGCCGCCATGCTGGACCGCATCCCGCTCCACTCCGGTGACCGGTTCGTGGTGGCCGCGCCGCTGTTCCACAGCTGGGGCTTAGCCGGGATGCAGATCGGGATGGCCGTACGCGCGTCCTTGTCGCTCATCCGCCGGTTCGACGCCGAAGAGATACTGAGGACCATCGCCGAACACCGCTGCGGCGTGCTGTTCGCCGTCCCGATCATGTTGCAGCGCATCCTGGACCTGCCCGAACGGATCCGCGCCCGCTACGACCTCTCGTCGCTGCGCATCGTCGCGAGCAGCGGATCCGCGCTGCCGGGGCCGATCGTCACCGAGTTCATGGACACCTTCGGCGACGTGCTCTACAACTTCTACGGCTCCACGGAGGTTTCGTGGGCCAGCATCGCCACACCCGAAGACCTCCGCGCCGCGCCGACCACCGCGGGCCGCTGTCCGCCGGGCACCCGCGTCGCCATCCTCGACGACGACCACAACCGGGTCCCGCCGGGCTGGGAGGGACAGATCTTCGTCGGCAACGACATGCTGTTCGAGGGCTACACCGACGGTGCCAGCGTGCCGCGCGCCGAAGAACTGATGGCGACCGGCGACGTCGGATACCAGGACGCCGCCGGACGTCTCTTCGTCACCGGCCGGGCGGACGAGATGATCGTTTCCGGCGGGGAGAACGTGTCCCCCCGCCCGGTCGAAGAGGCCATCGTCGCGCTGCCCGGCGTCCACGAAGCGGCCGTGATCGGCGTGCCGGATCGCGAGTTCGGGCAACGGTTCGCGGCCTACATCGTCCCGAAACGGGGCGCCCGGATGAGCGCGGACGACGTCCGCGCGTACATCCACCACCGGCTGGCGCGCTTCGCGGTGCCGCGGGACGTGTACTTCGTGGAGGAACTCCCCCGGAACGCGACCGGGAAGGTGCTCAAGCGGTTGCTGAAGGACGAGACCTGGCCGATCGACCAGTGA
- a CDS encoding Acg family FMN-binding oxidoreductase has protein sequence MKIPLPNHVDQAVAAAVRAPSPLNTQPWRFVVDRDRIEVWLDRARVLRIADPDAREARLSCGAAVFNLIVSLRSNGKTLSLRVLPRPEEPDLLADLLIDGDRFSSPEERRLAEVVFRRHTNRRPFQDRPVPAWARTTLRAAALVEGGLLELFGRGDRANAVARVLHRAEAAQARNGAFQAEVALWTRRAANAPDGVPAPTKPPSPHGIPAQESFLAAGPEGGEPVLGAILTAAGGPAADLRAGMVLQRVLLTATAAGLATSFVGRPFETPETRIALDRIFADLGRPHTVLRLGYGRPAPMTARRQVDEVMLRRSGVTL, from the coding sequence ATGAAGATCCCGTTACCGAACCACGTCGACCAGGCGGTGGCGGCGGCCGTCCGCGCGCCGTCCCCGCTCAACACCCAGCCTTGGCGGTTCGTCGTCGACCGGGACCGGATCGAGGTGTGGCTCGACCGCGCCCGGGTACTCCGGATCGCCGACCCGGACGCCCGCGAAGCGCGGCTTTCGTGCGGCGCCGCCGTGTTCAACCTGATCGTTTCCCTGCGTTCCAACGGGAAGACGCTCTCCCTGCGGGTGCTGCCGAGGCCGGAGGAACCGGATCTGCTCGCCGACCTCCTGATCGACGGCGACCGGTTTTCCTCGCCGGAGGAGCGAAGGCTGGCCGAAGTCGTCTTCCGCCGTCACACGAACCGCCGCCCTTTCCAGGACCGGCCGGTACCGGCGTGGGCGCGGACGACGTTGCGGGCGGCCGCGCTGGTCGAAGGCGGGCTGCTGGAGCTGTTCGGCCGCGGCGACCGGGCGAACGCCGTCGCGCGCGTACTGCACCGGGCCGAAGCCGCTCAGGCGCGCAACGGCGCTTTCCAGGCGGAAGTCGCGTTGTGGACGCGGCGGGCGGCCAACGCCCCGGACGGTGTCCCGGCGCCGACCAAACCGCCGTCACCGCACGGCATCCCGGCGCAGGAGTCGTTCCTCGCCGCCGGGCCCGAAGGCGGTGAGCCGGTGCTCGGCGCGATCCTGACCGCGGCCGGCGGGCCGGCCGCCGACCTGCGGGCGGGGATGGTGCTGCAACGCGTGCTGCTGACCGCGACGGCGGCCGGGCTCGCGACGTCGTTCGTCGGCAGGCCGTTCGAAACCCCGGAGACAAGGATCGCGCTGGACCGGATCTTCGCCGATCTGGGCCGCCCGCATACGGTGCTGCGTCTCGGCTACGGCCGTCCGGCGCCGATGACCGCACGCCGCCAGGTCGACGAGGTGATGCTCCGCCGATCCGGGGTGACGCTCTGA
- a CDS encoding ANTAR domain-containing protein, whose amino-acid sequence MSETTLSPAPSSGSTDPADELVAMYDRVRFYRARAEQLQYALDHRLPIEQAKGILAERYQIDIDAAFELLRSFCRNNNMKIHDVARTLIEQPSEGDRRVSC is encoded by the coding sequence ATGTCCGAGACCACGCTTTCGCCGGCCCCTTCGTCCGGCTCTACCGACCCGGCCGACGAGCTCGTGGCCATGTACGACCGCGTCCGTTTCTATCGAGCCCGCGCCGAACAGCTCCAGTACGCGTTGGACCACCGGCTGCCGATCGAGCAGGCGAAGGGCATTCTCGCCGAGCGATACCAAATCGACATCGATGCGGCGTTCGAATTGCTGCGCTCCTTCTGTCGCAACAACAACATGAAGATCCACGACGTCGCCAGGACCCTCATCGAACAGCCGAGCGAAGGCGACCGACGAGTATCTTGCTGA
- a CDS encoding alpha/beta fold hydrolase — translation MTEDSRSFLNRRSMLTLGAGAAAALVASGGIAEAGQSGGPGDAELARSLPGGFRSAYAQVNGVRLHYVSGGRGEPLILLPGWPETWWQYRKIMPTLAKRYRVIAVDLRGMGGSSKPQDGYDKKTMARDIFELVRSLGYRQAHIAGHDIGAMVAFSFAANHPDATKTLTLMDVSHPDESLYQIPMLAPPGQPVHVWWFAFNQVATLPEQLLTGRSRFLVDWMLDHLTADPASIGDRDRAIYAAAYDRPDAIRAGNGWYQAFGKDIEDQKAYGKITAPTLGLGSEFNYDYLAAVLPSKAVDVRVRKIAGSGHFVAEEQPRTVIDELQTFLG, via the coding sequence ATGACCGAAGACAGCCGTTCCTTCCTCAACCGCCGGTCCATGCTCACCCTCGGCGCGGGTGCCGCGGCCGCGCTGGTGGCCTCGGGTGGCATCGCCGAGGCCGGCCAGTCCGGTGGCCCCGGCGACGCCGAACTCGCCCGGTCCCTGCCCGGCGGGTTCCGCAGCGCGTACGCCCAGGTGAACGGGGTCCGGCTGCACTACGTCTCGGGTGGCCGTGGCGAGCCGCTGATCCTGCTGCCGGGCTGGCCGGAGACGTGGTGGCAGTACCGCAAGATCATGCCCACGCTGGCGAAGCGGTACCGCGTGATCGCCGTCGACCTGCGGGGCATGGGCGGTTCGAGCAAACCGCAGGACGGGTACGACAAGAAGACGATGGCCCGCGACATCTTCGAGCTCGTCCGCTCGCTGGGCTACCGGCAGGCGCATATCGCGGGGCACGACATCGGCGCCATGGTCGCGTTCAGCTTCGCCGCTAACCACCCGGACGCGACGAAGACCCTCACGCTCATGGACGTCTCGCACCCCGACGAAAGCCTGTATCAGATCCCGATGCTGGCCCCGCCCGGACAGCCCGTGCACGTCTGGTGGTTCGCCTTCAACCAGGTCGCCACGCTGCCCGAACAGCTCCTCACCGGCCGGTCGCGCTTCCTCGTCGACTGGATGCTCGACCATCTGACGGCCGATCCTGCCTCGATCGGCGACCGGGACCGGGCGATCTACGCCGCGGCGTACGACCGCCCGGACGCGATCCGCGCCGGGAACGGCTGGTACCAGGCCTTCGGCAAGGACATCGAGGACCAGAAGGCCTACGGCAAGATCACCGCGCCGACACTGGGACTCGGCTCGGAGTTCAACTACGACTATCTCGCGGCGGTCCTGCCGTCCAAGGCGGTGGACGTCCGGGTGCGGAAGATCGCCGGTTCCGGTCACTTCGTCGCCGAAGAGCAGCCGCGAACGGTCATCGACGAGCTGCAGACCTTCCTCGGGTGA
- a CDS encoding response regulator yields MLRVFLVDDHEVVRRGVADMLEEDTGLCVVGQAATFSQALARIPALRPDVAVLDVRLPDGNGVELARELRSKIPELKCLMLTSYTDEQAMLDAIMAGASGYVIKDIRGMDLVAAVKEVGLGRSLLDARAAATLMAKFRDDAAKKGPLAGLSDQERTLLELIGEGLTNRQIAERMFLAEKTVKNYVSRLLTKLGMQRRTQAAVLATELRRH; encoded by the coding sequence ATGCTCCGGGTGTTTCTGGTCGACGACCACGAGGTGGTCCGTCGAGGGGTCGCGGACATGCTCGAGGAGGACACCGGCCTGTGCGTCGTCGGTCAGGCGGCCACCTTCTCCCAGGCGCTGGCGAGGATTCCGGCACTGCGGCCGGACGTCGCGGTGCTCGACGTGCGGCTGCCGGACGGCAACGGCGTCGAGCTCGCACGCGAACTGCGGTCCAAGATCCCCGAACTGAAATGCCTGATGCTCACGTCCTACACCGACGAGCAGGCGATGCTGGACGCGATCATGGCGGGTGCCAGCGGCTACGTCATCAAGGACATCCGGGGGATGGATCTGGTGGCCGCGGTCAAGGAGGTCGGCCTCGGCCGGTCATTGTTGGACGCGCGGGCCGCCGCGACGCTGATGGCGAAGTTCCGGGACGACGCCGCGAAGAAGGGCCCGCTCGCCGGGCTTTCCGATCAGGAACGGACGCTGCTGGAACTGATCGGCGAGGGGCTGACCAACCGGCAGATCGCCGAGCGGATGTTCCTCGCCGAGAAGACCGTCAAGAACTATGTGTCCCGGTTGCTGACGAAACTCGGGATGCAGCGGCGCACACAGGCGGCCGTGCTGGCCACGGAACTGCGCCGCCACTGA
- a CDS encoding Acg family FMN-binding oxidoreductase: MTIQVTGVGRLNSDQVNSVLRSAMLAPSTHNTQPWLFRCTGTGIELHADPRRILPVTDPDGRELVLSCGAALFTLRTAIHALGFHPATTLMPSRADPDLLAVVRPLVERTPDPKVTRLARAIPRRRTNRRPFVSCVVPRPTLATLRHATELEHAWMPSLDAEQCRLLRDLAARAHRDQLADPAFVAELGRWTELAAGTRDGVPSYATEGSPADESWLLEEFGVMSTGTRPDPLVVVIGSLTDGRLDRLQSGQALQRVLLTANGAGLDASFISPPIMVRAARAELRRLLGCGVWPQVLLRVGYGSPLPWTPRRPLEDVMLDTLVSA; this comes from the coding sequence ATGACCATACAAGTCACCGGGGTCGGGCGTTTGAACTCCGATCAGGTGAATTCCGTGCTCCGGTCGGCCATGCTGGCCCCGTCGACGCACAACACCCAGCCGTGGCTCTTCCGGTGCACCGGCACCGGGATCGAACTCCACGCCGATCCGCGCCGTATCCTACCGGTCACGGATCCGGACGGACGTGAACTCGTCCTCTCGTGCGGCGCCGCGCTGTTCACCCTCCGGACGGCGATCCACGCACTGGGTTTCCATCCGGCGACCACCCTCATGCCGAGCCGCGCCGATCCGGATCTGCTGGCCGTCGTCCGCCCGCTCGTCGAACGCACGCCCGATCCGAAGGTCACCCGGCTCGCCCGCGCGATCCCCCGCCGCCGCACCAACCGCCGGCCGTTCGTGTCCTGCGTCGTCCCGCGGCCCACACTCGCCACGCTCCGCCACGCCACCGAACTCGAGCACGCCTGGATGCCGAGCCTCGACGCCGAGCAGTGCCGTCTCCTGCGTGACCTCGCCGCACGGGCGCACCGTGACCAGCTCGCCGATCCAGCCTTCGTCGCCGAACTCGGCCGCTGGACCGAATTGGCCGCCGGCACTCGCGACGGGGTGCCGTCTTACGCGACCGAAGGCTCCCCCGCCGACGAAAGCTGGCTCCTGGAGGAATTCGGCGTCATGAGTACCGGCACCCGGCCGGATCCGCTGGTGGTGGTCATCGGGTCGCTGACCGACGGACGGCTCGACCGGCTGCAATCGGGGCAGGCGCTGCAAAGGGTGCTGCTCACCGCGAACGGCGCGGGACTCGACGCGTCGTTCATCTCGCCGCCGATCATGGTCCGCGCGGCACGCGCCGAACTCCGCCGTCTTCTCGGCTGCGGGGTGTGGCCGCAGGTGCTGCTGCGCGTCGGCTACGGCTCGCCGCTGCCGTGGACGCCGCGCCGCCCGCTGGAGGACGTCATGCTCGACACGCTCGTTTCCGCGTGA
- a CDS encoding response regulator yields the protein MNRTPLRLRVLVADDNPVIGDALRALLETEPDIEVVAIALDAVEAVALAEQLVPEVAVLDVRIPGGGGAWMAREMRRRVPHTRLMAFSAHSDTRSIAQMASAGVTEYLVKGSPNTEIVAAIRRLCANSANGTE from the coding sequence ATGAACCGAACGCCCCTCAGACTTCGGGTGCTCGTCGCGGACGACAACCCGGTCATCGGCGACGCCCTGCGTGCCCTCCTGGAGACCGAGCCGGACATCGAGGTGGTGGCCATCGCGCTGGACGCGGTCGAGGCGGTCGCGCTCGCGGAACAGCTGGTCCCGGAGGTCGCCGTCCTGGACGTCCGGATCCCCGGCGGGGGTGGCGCGTGGATGGCGAGGGAGATGCGGCGGCGAGTGCCGCATACCCGGCTGATGGCGTTCTCCGCGCACAGCGACACCCGGTCCATCGCGCAGATGGCGTCCGCGGGCGTCACCGAGTACCTCGTCAAGGGCAGCCCCAACACCGAGATCGTCGCGGCCATCCGACGTCTCTGCGCGAACAGCGCCAACGGCACGGAGTAG